The proteins below are encoded in one region of Brassica napus cultivar Da-Ae chromosome A6, Da-Ae, whole genome shotgun sequence:
- the LOC106351394 gene encoding putative F-box/kelch-repeat protein At4g39756 has product MEEDKSTTRNTLLVPIPSSYSPYVTDLSMGMVGSKQYIVKDYNIPPTPLPMWVRNQNESTHAWREAPRMKVARDNPMVAILDGKIYVVGGCKADETTNWAEVFDTNTQTWESLPDPGAELRSSLLKSTKVTDGKVYVRSNAKNEYYYYDPKEGKWGVVTEALQFERACLIENVWYYCGEEYFSWFDTKLQKWKMVKGLEVLNRNCCAGALAVTNYCGKLLIFWDKFEECENKNIWCSVITLERGGGGDDVWGHVEWASVVRIVPSSYIFLRCRQVWA; this is encoded by the coding sequence ATGGAAGAGGACAAGTCCACCACACGAAATACTTTGTTGGTACCAATACCCTCTTCATATTCTCCTTATGTAACAGATTTATCTATGGGCATGGTTGGGTCCAAACAATACATAGTCAAGGATTACAATATTCCACCGACGCCACTCCCCATGTGGGTACGTAACCAAAATGAGAGCACTCACGCCTGGAGAGAAGCCCCTAGAATGAAGGTGGCTAGAGATAATCCTATGGTGGCTATTCTCGATGGGAAAATATACGTAGTGGGTGGTTGCAAGGCAGATGAAACCACTAACTGGGCTGAAGTTTTCGACACAAATACTCAAACTTGGGAGTCTTTACCTGACCCTGGCGCTGAGCTCCGCTCGTCTTTACTAAAGTCAACGAAGGTGACCGATGGAAAGGTTTACGTTAGGAGCAATGCCAAGAATgagtattattattatgatcCAAAAGAAGGTAAATGGGGAGTTGTAACCGAGGCACTGCAGTTTGAGAGAGCGTGTTTAATAGAGAACGTTTGGTACTATTGTGGTGAAGAATATTTCTCGTGGTTtgacacaaagcttcaaaaatGGAAAATGGTCAAAGGCTTGGAGGTATTGAATAGGAATTGTTGTGCTGGTGCTCTTGCAGTAACTAACTACTGTGGGAAACTCTTAATCTTCTGGGACAAGTTTGAGGAGTGTGAAAACAAGAACATTTGGTGCTCGGTGATTACGCTTGAAAGAGGTGGTGGCGGGGACGATGTTTGGGGACACGTTGAATGGGCTAGCGTTGTGCGCATCGTTCCCAGTTCATACATTTTCTTGCGCTGTCGACAGGTATGGGCTTGA
- the LOC106351393 gene encoding uncharacterized protein LOC106351393 — MAEESKQSSVSDDKTSVIGRSSKEEKQSKVHEKETHGTSEDINEKTRVDDVKGPGVFGRMKEEVEAIVDAVTPSKSSADDK, encoded by the exons ATGGCGGAAGAATCAAAACAAAGCTCTGTTTCTG ATGATAAGACGAGTGTGATTGGAAGAAGCAGTAAGGAAGAGAAACAATCAAAGGTTCATGAAAAGGAGACTCATGGAACAAGTGAAGACATCAACGAGAAGACAAGAGTGGATGATGTGAAAGGACCTGGTGTCTTCGGACGAATGAAGGAAGAAGTGGAAGCCATCGTCGATGCAGTTACTCCTAGCAAAAGTTCTGCTGATGACAAGTGA
- the LOC106351392 gene encoding uncharacterized protein LOC106351392: MAIKAGKVLRTASAASRKFLAAAHPAPSAVSPPGVTSSSAVGAFLGIIEVPRSTTDMLISKYIRLSQNRLTKKGDFTEEKLMTMLSGNVGISETVKLLDGRKTSADFSSPKSTNVPSIAKPKKKK; this comes from the exons ATGGCGATCAAAGCGGGAAAGGTTCTCAGAACGGCGTCGGCTGCCTCTAGGAAGTTCTTAGCAGCAGCACATCCGGCGCCTTCAGCCGTATCACCGCCAGGTGTGACGTCATCTTCCGCTGTAGGAGCATTTCTTGGTATTATCGAAGTTCCTCGCTCCACCACCGATATGTTGATCTCCAAGTACATCCGACTCTCCCAG AACCGATTGACGAAGAAGGGTGATTTCACTGAGGAGAAGCTAATGACAATGTTGTCTGGTAATGTCGGGATCAGTGAGACTGTCAAGTTACTCGATGGCCGCAAAACTAGCGCTGACTTTTCTTCTCCAAAGTCAACCAACGTTCCGTCCATTGCCaagcccaagaagaagaaatga
- the LOC106346860 gene encoding telomere repeat-binding factor 4-like isoform X1: MGKEKSKWTEDEEDALLGGVRKHGPGKWKNILRDPEFAAVLSLRSNIDLKDKWRNLSVPADIQGSKDKVRTPKIKAAAFQLAAVAAAATTPSPSSVSSPVAPPLPRSGSSDLSVGDSCNMLIDAKNAPRYDGMIFEALSALKDANGSDVTTIFNFIEQKMYEVPEKRVLGSRLRRLAAQGKLEKVSQLKSGTQNLYRMNNNSFLTMRTPVPARTKEANAKPRQTANSQGLTVSQEKIDLSSGTAAFKLYELDGKLEVLSGAVDDRARMTELAERAEIMLLLAEELHERCCRGEIVELN, translated from the exons ATGGGAAAAGAGAAGAGCAAATGGACGGAGGATGAGGAGGATGCGTTGCTCGGCGGCGTGAGGAAGCATGGACCCGGAAAGTGGAAGAATATCCTCCGCGATCCTGAGTTCGCTGCTGTCCTCTCTCTCCGCTCCAACATCGACCTCAag gATAAATGGCGTAATCTAAGTGTTCCCGCTGACATCCAAGGCTCAAAGGATAAGGTACGGACACCAAAAATCAAAGCTGCCGCTTTTCAGCTGGCTGCCGTTGCAGCTGCCGCTACCACTCCATCTCCTAGTTCGGTCTCTTCTCCAGTTGCTCCTCCCCTTCCTCGTAGTGGATCTTCTGATTTGAGCGTCGGTGATAGTTGTAACATGTTGATTGATGCAAAGAATGCTCCcag GTATGATGGGATGATATTCGAAGCTCTTTCAGCATTGAAGGATGCTAATGGATCTGATGTCACTACAATTTTCAACTTCATCGAG CAAAAAATGTATGAAGTGCCAGAAAAAAGGGTCCTGGGTTCAAGGTTGAGGAGGCTTGCTGCACAGGGCAAACTTGAAAAGGTTAGCCAGTTAAAATCAGGA ACGCAGAACTTGTACAGGATGAATAATAATAGCTTCTTGACAATGAGAACGCCAGTTCCAGCGAGAACAAAAGAGGCGAATGCGAAACCCCGGCAGACAGCAAACAGCCAAGGACTCACGGTTTCGCAGGAGAAGATTGATCTGTCTTCAGGAACGGCAGCTTTTAAGCTCTACGAGTTAGACGGCAAATTAGAAGTGCTGAGTGGAGCTGTAGATGATAGAGCAAGGATGACAGAACTGGCGGAACGAGCTGAGATTATGCTGCTGCTAGCGGAAGAGCTGCACGAAagat GTTGTCGGGGAGAGATTGTGGAACTGAACTGA
- the LOC106346860 gene encoding telomere repeat-binding factor 4-like isoform X2 has protein sequence MGKEKSKWTEDEEDALLGGVRKHGPGKWKNILRDPEFAAVLSLRSNIDLKDKWRNLSVPADIQGSKDKVRTPKIKAAAFQLAAVAAAATTPSPSSVSSPVAPPLPRSGSSDLSVGDSCNMLIDAKNAPRYDGMIFEALSALKDANGSDVTTIFNFIEQKMYEVPEKRVLGSRLRRLAAQGKLEKTQNLYRMNNNSFLTMRTPVPARTKEANAKPRQTANSQGLTVSQEKIDLSSGTAAFKLYELDGKLEVLSGAVDDRARMTELAERAEIMLLLAEELHERCCRGEIVELN, from the exons ATGGGAAAAGAGAAGAGCAAATGGACGGAGGATGAGGAGGATGCGTTGCTCGGCGGCGTGAGGAAGCATGGACCCGGAAAGTGGAAGAATATCCTCCGCGATCCTGAGTTCGCTGCTGTCCTCTCTCTCCGCTCCAACATCGACCTCAag gATAAATGGCGTAATCTAAGTGTTCCCGCTGACATCCAAGGCTCAAAGGATAAGGTACGGACACCAAAAATCAAAGCTGCCGCTTTTCAGCTGGCTGCCGTTGCAGCTGCCGCTACCACTCCATCTCCTAGTTCGGTCTCTTCTCCAGTTGCTCCTCCCCTTCCTCGTAGTGGATCTTCTGATTTGAGCGTCGGTGATAGTTGTAACATGTTGATTGATGCAAAGAATGCTCCcag GTATGATGGGATGATATTCGAAGCTCTTTCAGCATTGAAGGATGCTAATGGATCTGATGTCACTACAATTTTCAACTTCATCGAG CAAAAAATGTATGAAGTGCCAGAAAAAAGGGTCCTGGGTTCAAGGTTGAGGAGGCTTGCTGCACAGGGCAAACTTGAAAAG ACGCAGAACTTGTACAGGATGAATAATAATAGCTTCTTGACAATGAGAACGCCAGTTCCAGCGAGAACAAAAGAGGCGAATGCGAAACCCCGGCAGACAGCAAACAGCCAAGGACTCACGGTTTCGCAGGAGAAGATTGATCTGTCTTCAGGAACGGCAGCTTTTAAGCTCTACGAGTTAGACGGCAAATTAGAAGTGCTGAGTGGAGCTGTAGATGATAGAGCAAGGATGACAGAACTGGCGGAACGAGCTGAGATTATGCTGCTGCTAGCGGAAGAGCTGCACGAAagat GTTGTCGGGGAGAGATTGTGGAACTGAACTGA
- the LOC106346862 gene encoding mitochondrial import inner membrane translocase subunit TIM23-1-like, giving the protein MATNHSSDDESTRLYHPYQSYELPIKAQHLYKLPTSPEYLFSEESLKKRRSWGENLTFYAGTAYLGGSVAGAAAGVISGVKSFEYGDTTKLKINRVLNSSGHKGRSLGCRIGAVGLIYAGIESGVVAYADRDDVWTSVVAGLGTGAVFRAARGVRSAAVAGALGGMVAGGVVAGKQVLKRYAHI; this is encoded by the coding sequence ATGGCGACAAATCATAGCTCCGATGACGAAAGCACGCGCCTTTACCATCCTTACCAGAGCTACGAGCTCCCCATCAAAGCCCAGCACCTCTACAAGCTCCCCACTTCTCCCGAATACCTCTTCTCGGAAGAGTCCCTCAAAAAGCGTCGATCTTGGGGAGAGAATCTCACTTTCTACGCAGGGACCGCTTACCTCGGCGGCTCCGTAGCCGGAGCTGCAGCTGGAGTTATCTCCGGCGTCAAGAGCTTTGAGTACGGAGACACGACTAAGCTGAAGATCAACAGGGTTTTGAACTCGTCTGGTCATAAGGGTCGCTCGTTGGGTTGCAGGATCGGGGCTGTTGGGCTGATCTACGCGGGGATTGAGAGCGGCGTTGTGGCGTATGCGGATAGGGATGATGTGTGGACTAGCGTGGTGGCGGGTTTGGGAACTGGGGCGGTGTTTAGGGCGGCGCGAGGGGTGAGGTCTGCGGCTGTGGCGGGTGCTCTTGGAGGGATGGTGGCTGGTGGGGTTGTGGCGGGGAAGCAGGTTTTGAAGCGTTATGCTCACATTTGA
- the LOC106349882 gene encoding U-box domain-containing protein 35, which produces MAARRVKGKDSNAVTAIAIDKDKNSQHALKWAVENIVVNSPNCILLHVQTKLRIGAEENTEADNEEEAHQFFLPFRGFCARKGIMAKEVLLHDIDIASAIVDYINNNSIANIVLGATARNSFLKKFKTVDVPGTLLKTTPDTCAVFVVSKGKLLTSKSASRPQTPQHSPQPPKPHPHSAISDPGPASSITFSDSGRSSPALNGGFSPPTAHFTPSLIRSSPSRFSNGLSPSGHSGESNVSFYSILGRSTYGGSSHSSTSMSELADGEERFSGGSYITEQNHNLEAEVRRLRLELQQYNVSMGRESAPHLQGPSAAAESIKLEEAKVARDMLRAMSEMDKHKTQSEIHATELAHRLAEMDKQKRRLVEMQARFTEQDMASNVSYRRYSIRDVEGATDGFSDAQKIGEGGYGPVYKAVLENTSVAIKILKSDVSQGLKQFQQEVEVLSCMRHPNMVILLGACPEYGCLVYEYMENGTLEDRLFCKDNTPPLSWRQRFRIAAEIATGLLFLHQAKPEPLVHRDLKPANILLDRHLNSKISDVGLARLVPPAVADSFTNYHMTAAAGTFCYIDPEYQQTGMLGVKSDLYSFGVVLLQILTAMPAMGLSHRVEKALERKRLIEVLDPKVSDWPEEETQVLAQLALQCCELRKRDRPDLATVLLPALSKLREFATEDHEDDRIYSVPRAHNSVHDVDDDDRIFSVPRAHNSVPRSPISSSSQVGFLEPVITELYFHFNHFICNVNSGCIEKFLLIPYLPEEGDKTMRRKILLVF; this is translated from the exons ATGGCTGCAAGAAGAGTTAAAGGAAAAGACAGCAATGCGGTTACCGCCATAGCTATTGACAAAGACAAGAACAGCCAACACGCTTTGAAGTGGGCTGTTGAGAATATTGTTGTCAATTCTCCAAACTGTATCCTTCTCCATGTTCAAACCAAACTGA GAATTGGTGCAGAAGAGAACACAGAAGCAGACAACGAAGAAGAGGCGCATCAGTTCTTCCTTCCCTTCAGAGGCTTCTGCGCTCGCAAAGGG ATTATGGCAAAGGAGGTTCTGCTTCACGATATTGACATAGCAAGTGCAATTGTTGACTACATCAACAACAACTCCATTGCAAATATAGTCCTTGGAGCCACCGCAAGAAACTCCTTCCTCAA GAAGTTTAAGACCGTAGATGTGCCAGGGACCCTGCTTAAAACAACTCCAGATACATGTGCTGTCTTTGTTGTGTCTAAAGGTAAGCTATTAACAAGCAAATCAGCGAGTAGGCCTCAGACACCTCAACATTCTCCCCAGCCTCCAAAACCACACCCACACTCTGCCATATCCGATCCTGGCCCGGCAAGCTCCATCACTTTCAGTGATTCCGGAAG GTCATCTCCTGCATTAAACGGAGGTTTCTCTCCACCTACAGCTCATTTCACGCCATCTCTTATTAGGAGTTCTCCCTCAAGGTTTAGCAATGGACTCTCTCCCAGCGGTCACAGTGGTGAGTCAAATGTGAGTTTCTACAGCATCCTAGGAAGATCCACCTATGGAGGAAGCTCCCACTCTTCCACATCCATG TCTGAGTTAGCAGATGGAGAGGAACGCTTTTCTGGGGGGAGTTATATCACTGAACAG AATCATAATCTTGAAGCAGAGGTGAGAAGATTGAGACTCGAATTGCAACAGTATAATGTTTCCATGGGCAGAGAAAGT GCCCCTCATCTTCAAGGACCAAGCGCTGCCGCCGAATCTATAAAGTTGGAGGAAGCAAAGGTAGCAAGAGACATGCTTAGGGCAATGTCTGAGATGGATAAGCATAAAACACAGAGCGAGATCCACGCTACCGAACTGGCGCACCGTCTTGCGGAAATGGATAAGCAGAAGAGAAGACTCGTGGAGATGCAGGCCAGATTCACGGAACAAGACATGGCCAGTAACGTATCTTACAGAAGATATAGCATCAGAGATGTCGAAGGTGCAACCGACGGTTTTTCAGACGCTCAAAAGATTGGGGAAGGAGGTTACGGACCTGTGTATAAAGCCGTTCTCGAAAACACTTCCGTTGCTATCAAAATCTTGAAGTCAGATGTCTCACAAGGCCTGAAACAGTTCCAACAAGAGGTTGAGGTTCTCAGTTGCATGAGACACCCTAACATGGTGATCCTCCTCGGTGCTTGCCCCGAGTACGGCTGCCTTGTGTACGAGTATATGGAGAACGGAACGCTAGAAGATCGTCTCTTCTGCAAAGACAACACTCCTCCACTGTCTTGGAGACAACGGTTTAGAATCGCTGCTGAGATTGCCACAGGACTTCTTTTCCTTCACCAGGCCAAACCTGAGCCACTAGTGCATAGAGATCTGAAGCCGGCAAACATACTGCTAGACAGACATTTGAATAGCAAAATCAGTGACGTTGGCTTGGCTCGTTTGGTGCCTCCCGCTGTTGCTGATAGCTTCACCAATTATCACATGACAGCTGCAGCCG GTACGTTTTGTTACATTGACCCTGAGTACCAGCAAACAGGAATGCTTGGAGTGAAGTCTGACTTGTACTCATTTGGTGTGGTGCTTCTGCAAATCCTCACAGCTATGCCAGCGATGGGATTAAGCCATAGAGTGGAGAAAGCACTTGAGAGAAAGAGACTCATAGAAGTTTTGGATCCCAAAGTATCAGACTGGCCTGAAGAAGAGACTCAGGTGCTAGCTCAATTGGCTTTGCAGTGCTGTGAGCTGCGGAAAAGGGACAGACCTGATCTTGCTACCGTTCTGTTGCCTGCACTGAGCAAGCTAAGGGAGTTTGCAACAGAGGATCATGAAGACGATAGAATATACTCTGTGCCACGTGCTCACAATTCGGTTCATGACGTAGATGACGACGATAGAATATTCTCTGTGCCGCGTGCTCACAATTCGGTTCCCCGTTCCCCAATATCTTCTTCCTCTCAGGTTGGTTTCTTAGAACCTGTAATTACAGAACTATACtttcattttaatcattttatttgcAATGTAAACAGTGGATGCATTGAGAAATTCCTATTGATCCCATACCTACCAGAAGAAGGCGACAAGACAATGAGAAGGAAGATTTTATTGgtcttttaa
- the LOC106346859 gene encoding protein phosphatase 2C 7 yields MDEISPAVALTLSLANTMCDSGISSTLDITEMKNVTDAVDMLSHQKDQSYSNGEVEHMMEDKTLSEARSLSSDLGVAVQESEEDEVLVSDDATIISEGLIVVNARSEITLPDTDNGRVLATAIIINETTIDQVPTAEVLITSLNHDVSMEATASEVVIRLPEETHHNVARGSRSVYELECIPLWGTVSICGGRSEMEDAVSALPHCLKIPIKMLMGDHEGMSPSLTHLTSHFFGVYDGHGGAQVADYCQDRIHFALAEEIERIKEELCERNTGEGRQVQWEKVFVDCYLKVDGEVKGKVSRPVVGSSSDEMVLEAVSPETVGSTAVVALVCSSHIIVSNCGDSRAVLLRGKDSMPLSVDHKPDREDEYARIERAGGKVIQWQGARVSGVLAMSRSIGDEYLEPYVIPDPEVTFMPRAREDECLILASDGLWDVISNQEACEFARKRILWWHKKNGALPLAERGVGEDQACQAAADYLSKLAIQKGSKDNISIIVVDLKAQRKFKTKS; encoded by the exons ATGGACGAGATTTCACCAGCAGTTGCACTGACTTTGAGCTTAGCCAACACCATGTGTGACTCAGGAATCTCGTCGACTTTAGATATCACTGAGATGAAGAACGTTACTGATGCAGTTGACATGTTGTCCCATCAGAAAGATCAAAGTTACAGTAATGGAGAGGTTGAACATATGATGGAAGACAAAACACTATCTGAAGCTAGATCCTTGTCCTCTGATTTAGGCGTAGCTGTccaagaatcagaagaagatgaggtattAGTATCTGATGATGCGACTATTATAAGCGAGGGTTTAATAGTTGTGAACGCTAGGTCTGAAATAACTTTGCCAGATACAGATAACGGGAGGGTTCTAGCTACGGCCATTATCATAAACGAGACGACCATAGATCAGGTTCCCACAGCTGAAGTCCTTATAACGAGTCTGAATCACGATGTGAGTATGGAAGCGACAGCTTCAGAGGTAGTCATTAGGTTGCCTGAAGAAACTCATCATAACGTTGCAAGAGGAAGCAGGAGTGTCTATGAACTTGAATGTATACCTCTTTGGGGCACTGTTTCAATCTGCGGTGGAAGATCTGAGATGGAGGATGCTGTCAGTGCTTTGCCTCATTGTCTGAAAATACCTATTAAAATGCTTATGGGGGATCATGAAGGGATGAGTCCAAGTCTCACACACCTCACTAGTCACTTCTTTGGTGTATATGATGGCCATGGAGGCGCTCAG GTTGCTGACTATTGTCAAGATAGAATCCATTTTGCTTTGGCTGAAGAAATCGAACGGATCAAAGAAGAGTTGTGCGAGAGGAACACTGGCGAGGGTAGGCAGGTCCAGTGGGAGAAAGTCTTTGTCGATTGCTATCTGAAAGTTGATGGTGAAGTTAAAGGCAAAGTCAGTAGACCTGTTGTTGGTTCTTCTTCTGATGAGATGGTTCTCGAGGCTGTTTCCCCTGAAACCGTGGGATCAACTGCTGTGGTTGCTCTGGTCTGCTCATCACATATAATAGTCTCAAACTGTGGTGATTCAAGAGCTGTCCTACTCCGTGGCAAAGACTCCATGCCTTTATCAGTTGATCACAAA CCAGATAGAGAGGATGAGTATGCAAGAATAGAGAGAGCTGGAGGAAAAGTTATACAATGGCAAGGCGCACGTGTTTCCGGCGTTCTCGCCATGTCAAGATCCATTG GTGATGAATATCTGGAGCCATATGTGATACCAGATCCTGAAGTGACGTTTATGCCACGAGCAAGAGAAGACGAGTGTCTTATATTAGCCAGTGATGGACTCTGGGATGTGATAAGTAACCAAGAAGCTTGTGAGTTTGCGAGGAAAAGGATCTTATGGTGGCACAAGAAGAATGGAGCATTGCCTTTAGCTGAGAGAGGTGTAGGGGAAGACCAAGCTTGCCAAGCCGCAGCTGATTATCTCTCCAAACTCGCTATTCAGAAGGGAAGCAAAGACAATATCTCTATCATAGTGGTTGACCTGAAAGCTCAGAGAAAGTTCAAGACCAAATCTTGA
- the LOC106351391 gene encoding 50S ribosomal protein HLL, mitochondrial-like — translation MATALVSRLTKGRSLLGGLTNAFSGLMSSSTGMMSGSTLSQHQQQQQRTFIQMGTRLKVVDNSGAKEVVCIQTLRGKKGARLGDIIICSVKQGLPEKKKGKDDAVPIGKKFNWKDFIGTGKVRKGNVVYGVVVRAKMQKGRVDGSQVCFDDNAIVILGIKEPRKEYSGGFYQPIGTRVFGPVPHELRLRKQLKILALAQDLV, via the exons ATGGCGACAGCTTTAGTTTCCAGACTCACCAAAG GACGTTCATTGCTTGGAGGTCTTACCAATGCCTTCTCTGGTTTGATGAGTTCATCCACTGGAATGATGAGTGGAAGCACCCTCTCTCAG catcagcagcagcaacaaAGGACGTTCATTCAAATGGGAACGAGACTCAAAGTGGTGGATAACTCGGGTGCAAAGGAGGTGGTGTGCATACAAACTCTAAGGGGAAAGAAAGGAGCAAGACTTGGCGATATCATCATTTGTTCAGTGAAACAGGGATTaccagaaaaaaagaaagggaaAGATGATGCCGTACCGATAGGTAAAAAGTTCAACTGGAAAGATTTTATAGGGACAGGTAAAGTGCGCAAAGGGAATGTCGTCTACGGTGTGGTTGTTCGTGCTAAGATGCAGAAAGGTCGTGTTGATGGAAGCCAAGTGTGTTTTGATGACAACGCCATCGTTATTTTGGGAATTAAGGAACCCAGGAAAGAGTATTCGGGTGGTTTCTACCAACCGATTGGTACCCGTGTGTTTGGTCCTGTCCCGCACGAGCTGCGTCTCAGAAAACAGCTCAAGATCCTTGCTTTGGCTCAGGACCTTGTTTGA
- the LOC106349879 gene encoding disease resistance protein Roq1-like, with translation MFSPSSSTTPQKFDVFLSFRGKDTRRIFISFLYKELIRMSIRTFKDDVELKSGRRISSDLLLAIEGSKIAVVVVSKKYPASPWCLHELVKIMDVEKQGSLTVMPIFYNVEPSHVRRQIEKVAEQFTKHEGRENHETVVSWRQALTNLASISGHCSRDCDDDSKLVDEIIKRISNMLLLSATPSSDGLNNQLGIDAHMKELYPLLGLNSNEGVRLIGIWARGSSVRSALARFVYKKIHKKFQSKCFLENVKGIPQDCQMSNLREEFLIRIQGGYSTMKTSGLIRMRLMSQKVLLVANNVDKLEQLDALADDFNCFGPGSIVIITTHDKQLLVGFGIKVVYEVECLRCFEVRQLFRQSAFRERDLYVDSEMFSTLSVTESSGNSVYDS, from the exons ATGTTTTCACCGTCTTCTTCTACTACTCCACAAAAGTTCGATGTCTTTCTGAGTTTCAGAGGCAAAGACACTCGCAGAATCTTCATCAGCTTTCTCTACAAAGAACTCATCCGAATGAGTATTCGAACTTTCAAAGACGACGTTGAACTCAAGAGTGGACGTCGTATCTCTTCAGACCTCCTTTTGGCCATCGAGGGTTCCAAGATCGCCGTCGTGGTTGTTTCCAAGAAATATCCTGCCTCCCCCTGGTGTCTCCATGAGCTAGTCAAGATCATGGACGTCGAGAAACAAGGTTCGCTCACCGTCATGCCCATCTTCTACAACGTTGAGCCTTCTCATGTAAGGAGACAGATAGAAAAAGTGGCTGAACAGTTTACAAAACATGAAGGGAGGGAGAATCATGAGACTGTTGTGTCATGGAGGCAAGCTTTGACCAACTTGGCTAGTATCTCTGGCCATTGCTCTCGTGATTG TGATGATGACTCGAAGCTAGTCGATGAGATTATTAAGAGAATATCCAACATGCTGTTACTCTCTGCAACACCATCAAGTGATGGTCTCAATAACCAGCTTGGGATTGATGCACACATGAAAGAGCTGTATCCATTGTTAGGTTTAAATTCTAATGAAGGTGTGAGACTTATTGGAATATGGGCAAGGGGAAGCAGTGTAAGATCAGCTCTAGCTAGATTCGTCTACAAGAAAATCCACAAGAAGTTCCAAAGCAAATGCTTTCTCGAAAACGTTAAAGGGATTCCTCAAGACTGTCAAATGTCGAATCTTAGAGAAGAGTTTCTAATAAGGATCCAAGGAGGTTACTCGACCATGAAAACCTCTGGATTGATCAGAATGAGGCTCATGAGTCAGAAAGTTCTACTTGTGGCTAACAATGTTGATAAACTGGAGCAGTTAGATGCTCTTGCAGATGACTTTAACTGCTTTGGTCCTGGTAGTATAGTTATTATTACTACACATGACAAACAGCTTCTTGTTGGGTTTGGGATAAAGGTTGTGTATGAAGTTGAGTGCTTGAGATGCTTTGAAGTTCGTCAACTCTTTCGTCAGTCCgcttttagagagagagacctttATGTTGATTCTGAGATGTTTTCAACCTTATCGGTGACTGAGTCTTCTGGTAACTCTGTTTATGATTCTTGA
- the LOC106346857 gene encoding NDR1/HIN1-like protein 13 has product MTDDRVYPASKPPGAATANPTFPANKAQLYSANRPAYRQPASRRRTHSRGCCCRCCCWTIFVILLLIAAAAAASAVVYLIYRPQRPSFTVSSLKVSSLNFTSANHLATAISLSVIAKNPNKNVGFNYDVTDITVYKTSPGDDDVVIGKGSIPSFVHGKKNTTLLKSTIGSPPGDLDELSAGKLKGELKAKKAVAVKIVLDTKVKVKMGSVKSPKSGIRVTCEGIKAAAPSGKKATTAATSGAKCKVDLRIKIWKFTF; this is encoded by the coding sequence ATGACAGACGACAGAGTTTACCCGGCGTCGAAGCCTCCCGGCGCAGCCACCGCCAACCCCACTTTCCCGGCGAATAAAGCTCAGCTCTACAGCGCTAACCGCCCGGCTTACCGTCAACCAGCCTCCCGCCGCCGCACGCATAGCCGCGGATGCTGCTGCCGCTGCTGCTGCTGGACGATATTCGTGATCCTCCTCCTGatcgccgccgccgccgccgcgtCCGCCGTCGTGTACCTAATCTACCGTCCTCAACGCCCGAGCTTCACCGTGTCTTCCCTCAAAGTCTCCTCTCTCAACTTCACCTCCGCCAACCACCTCGCCACCGCCATCTCCCTCTCCGTCATCGCCAAGAACCCCAACAAGAACGTCGGGTTCAACTACGACGTCACCGACATCACGGTCTACAAAACCTCTCCCGGAGACGATGACGTCGTCATCGGTAAAGGCTCGATCCCGTCGTTTGTCCACGGGAAGAAGAACACGACTCTGCTGAAATCGACGATCGGGAGTCCTCCCGGAGATCTTGATGAGCTGTCGGCGGGGAAGCTCAAGGGGGAGCTGAAGGCGAAGAAAGCGGTGGCGGTTAAGATTGTTCTTGATACGAAGGTGAAGGTGAAGATGGGATCTGTGAAAAGCCCTAAGTCGGGGATTAGGGTTACTTGCGAAGGGATTAAAGCGGCGGCTCCGTCGGGGAAGAAGGCGACGACGGCTGCTACCTCGGGCGCGAAGTGTAAGGTTGATCTTAGGATCAAGATCTGGAAATTTACTTTTTAA